One segment of Paraburkholderia caribensis DNA contains the following:
- a CDS encoding cold-shock protein, giving the protein MDTGTVKWFNDSKGFGFITPDAGGDDLFAHFSEIRGDGFKTLAENQKVSYETKRGPKGMQAANISPQ; this is encoded by the coding sequence ATGGATACCGGTACCGTTAAATGGTTCAACGATAGCAAAGGCTTTGGCTTCATTACTCCTGATGCAGGTGGCGACGATCTTTTCGCCCACTTCTCGGAAATTCGGGGCGACGGCTTCAAGACGCTCGCAGAAAACCAGAAGGTCAGCTACGAGACCAAGCGTGGCCCGAAGGGTATGCAGGCCGCGAATATCTCGCCGCAGTAA
- a CDS encoding H-NS family nucleoid-associated regulatory protein, with protein sequence MDERKRDSMIVYLRHRMDDFGIGPDDLASFLATATEGADTGRYRSAGGDTWSGEGEVPQWLKQATSAGQSIGHFEFSGRTLARPAKQTDADRKNDPFAGSPLAGSSHPKP encoded by the coding sequence ATGGATGAACGGAAGCGGGACAGCATGATTGTTTATCTCCGCCACCGCATGGATGATTTTGGGATCGGCCCGGATGACCTCGCTTCGTTTCTGGCGACCGCGACGGAGGGGGCGGACACAGGTCGCTACCGTAGCGCGGGCGGTGACACCTGGAGTGGCGAGGGCGAGGTGCCGCAATGGCTTAAACAGGCCACCAGCGCAGGACAATCCATCGGGCACTTTGAATTTTCGGGCCGGACGCTTGCACGACCGGCAAAGCAGACCGATGCGGACCGGAAAAACGATCCCTTCGCCGGAAGCCCGCTCGCGGGATCGAGTCATCCCAAGCCGTAG
- a CDS encoding methyl-accepting chemotaxis protein produces the protein MRNNQPVTQREFEFPDNATLMSTTDTQSNITYANAAFVEVSGFSPEEIHGQPHNLVRHPDMPKEAFADMWATLKGGEPWTALVKNRRKNGDHYWVRANATPVVRNGQPVGYMSVRTKASREEIAAAEALYKDFREGNARRRRFHRGLILRSGLMGWTSVVQTMPVRWRIRSALLVLAPTLIVGAWALGLAGGALGGFAGGASICLLLASWWLEAQISRPLEQMREQALRVASGDSQKVVHMNRVDEIGMTLRTISQLGLMFRWLIDDVSGQVFNVQTASNEIAQGNNDLSARTEQAATNVQQTAASMTQMTATVKSNAETATQANQLSGSASDAAARGGQAVSEVVTTMNDITDSSKRIAEIIGVIDGIAFQTNILALNAAVEAARAGEQGRGFAVVAGEVRALAQRSASAAKEIKSLIGASVAKVESGSRLVDDAGKTMDEIVVQVKRVSDLIAEISSATIEQSSGITQVSQAVSDLDHITQQNAALVEQSAAASESLKQQAARLVDAVSVFR, from the coding sequence ATGCGAAACAATCAACCCGTCACGCAACGCGAATTCGAGTTTCCCGACAACGCGACGTTAATGTCGACCACGGACACCCAGAGCAACATCACATACGCGAACGCAGCCTTCGTCGAGGTCAGTGGCTTCAGTCCTGAGGAAATCCACGGCCAGCCGCACAATCTGGTACGGCACCCTGATATGCCCAAAGAGGCCTTCGCCGACATGTGGGCCACGCTCAAAGGCGGCGAACCCTGGACCGCATTGGTGAAGAACCGCCGAAAGAACGGCGATCACTACTGGGTTCGCGCCAACGCGACACCCGTTGTCAGAAATGGTCAGCCGGTGGGCTATATGTCCGTGCGGACCAAAGCCTCACGCGAGGAAATTGCCGCCGCTGAAGCGCTCTACAAGGATTTTCGTGAAGGCAACGCTCGCCGCCGTCGCTTTCATAGGGGGTTGATCCTTCGCAGCGGTCTGATGGGCTGGACATCGGTGGTGCAGACCATGCCCGTGCGCTGGCGCATTCGTTCGGCGCTCCTGGTTCTGGCGCCGACACTTATCGTCGGTGCCTGGGCGCTGGGTCTGGCGGGCGGCGCTCTTGGCGGCTTTGCTGGGGGGGCTTCGATCTGTTTGCTACTGGCCTCATGGTGGTTGGAAGCGCAGATCTCGCGGCCGCTCGAACAGATGCGAGAACAGGCGTTGCGCGTGGCCTCGGGTGATAGCCAGAAGGTCGTGCATATGAATCGCGTCGATGAGATCGGCATGACGTTGCGCACGATCAGTCAGCTCGGTCTGATGTTTCGCTGGCTGATCGACGACGTCAGCGGTCAGGTGTTCAATGTACAAACCGCGAGCAACGAGATCGCACAGGGTAACAATGATCTCAGCGCGCGCACCGAGCAGGCCGCGACAAACGTGCAGCAAACGGCTGCATCAATGACGCAGATGACCGCCACAGTTAAAAGCAACGCAGAAACGGCGACCCAGGCCAACCAGCTCTCAGGTTCTGCAAGCGATGCAGCGGCAAGGGGAGGCCAGGCAGTGTCGGAGGTGGTGACCACGATGAACGACATCACCGACAGTTCGAAAAGGATCGCCGAGATCATCGGCGTGATCGATGGCATTGCGTTTCAGACCAACATACTGGCGCTCAATGCAGCGGTTGAGGCTGCGCGTGCCGGCGAGCAGGGGCGCGGGTTTGCCGTCGTTGCTGGTGAGGTTCGCGCGCTCGCACAGCGTAGCGCCAGTGCGGCCAAAGAGATCAAGAGTCTGATTGGCGCTAGCGTCGCGAAGGTGGAATCAGGCTCGAGGCTCGTCGATGACGCCGGCAAGACCATGGACGAGATTGTCGTTCAGGTGAAACGCGTCTCGGACCTGATTGCCGAGATCAGCTCGGCCACCATCGAGCAGAGCAGCGGCATCACGCAAGTCAGCCAGGCCGTCAGCGATCTCGACCATATCACGCAACAGAACGCCGCGCTGGTGGAGCAGAGCGCGGCGGCGTCTGAGAGCCTGAAGCAGCAGGCAGCCCGCCTGGTCGATGCGGTGAGTGTTTTCCGCTGA
- a CDS encoding amidase encodes MTSELFYLDATRLAELIRTREVSPVEVVQAHLDRIDAVDSKVNAVVTVAHDALEAAKAAEAAVLSGKALGPLHGVPFTAKDSIDTADVATQRGSPIFRGRIPGTDATSVARLKRAGGILLAKTNLPEFSYWIESDNLLSGRSNNPWDLERTPGGSSGGESAAIAAGMSPLGLGTDLAISVRGPAAQTGIVSLKATHGRVPMTGIWPRAPRRFWHVGPMARSIRDLALAFSQLSGPDGHDAFASSTVPFDAGLRQSADRPLRVGWMVGPGFGPVDPEVAATVEAAAKALKSFDIFVEPVRIPALERDFALDVFNRLHVMEMKPAFAEATAGRGQDELYKMAKTMLALPDTSMKDYIDAEQAAERLRDGYAEYFRTYDALITHVLPIPAHKHGVDTFAIDGHLVDATYLQGATVPLNVTGLPGISMRFGTSTEGLPINVQIVGSWQDESTILHVASLLESVSPVRDLHPTI; translated from the coding sequence ATGACCTCGGAACTGTTCTATCTCGACGCTACCCGTCTCGCTGAACTCATCCGCACGCGCGAAGTCTCGCCGGTGGAAGTTGTGCAGGCGCACCTTGACCGCATCGACGCTGTCGACTCGAAAGTTAACGCCGTTGTTACGGTCGCTCACGATGCGCTCGAAGCCGCCAAGGCTGCTGAAGCGGCTGTGTTGTCGGGTAAGGCTCTGGGCCCGCTGCACGGCGTGCCTTTCACCGCCAAAGATTCGATCGACACGGCCGACGTGGCGACTCAGCGTGGCTCGCCGATCTTTAGAGGACGCATCCCTGGCACCGATGCGACCAGCGTTGCGCGGTTGAAAAGAGCGGGTGGCATCCTCCTCGCAAAAACAAACTTGCCGGAATTTTCATATTGGATCGAAAGCGACAACCTGCTCAGTGGACGATCGAATAACCCGTGGGACCTGGAGCGCACGCCGGGCGGCTCGAGCGGTGGCGAATCGGCGGCCATTGCAGCAGGAATGTCGCCGCTTGGACTTGGCACCGATCTGGCGATCTCCGTGCGCGGGCCAGCTGCTCAGACCGGCATCGTCTCGCTGAAGGCAACTCACGGACGCGTACCGATGACAGGCATCTGGCCGCGCGCTCCGCGCCGCTTCTGGCACGTGGGTCCGATGGCCCGCAGCATTCGCGACCTGGCGCTCGCGTTCTCGCAGCTGTCAGGTCCCGATGGGCACGATGCTTTCGCCAGCAGTACCGTCCCGTTCGATGCCGGGCTGCGCCAGTCTGCGGACCGTCCGTTGCGAGTGGGCTGGATGGTGGGGCCCGGCTTCGGACCAGTCGACCCGGAAGTTGCCGCCACCGTTGAGGCAGCAGCGAAGGCGCTCAAGAGCTTCGACATTTTCGTGGAGCCCGTCCGCATTCCTGCGCTGGAGCGCGACTTCGCTCTCGATGTCTTCAACCGCCTGCACGTCATGGAAATGAAGCCGGCTTTCGCCGAAGCAACAGCAGGTCGCGGTCAGGACGAACTGTACAAGATGGCGAAAACGATGCTGGCGTTGCCCGATACGTCGATGAAGGACTATATCGATGCCGAGCAGGCTGCCGAGCGTCTTCGGGACGGATACGCTGAATACTTCCGGACATACGACGCGTTGATCACGCATGTGCTTCCCATCCCGGCTCACAAGCACGGCGTGGACACGTTCGCGATCGATGGTCATTTGGTAGATGCGACTTATCTTCAGGGCGCAACTGTGCCATTGAACGTCACGGGTTTGCCTGGCATCTCAATGCGATTCGGCACGAGCACGGAGGGCCTGCCGATTAACGTGCAGATCGTCGGCAGTTGGCAGGATGAGTCAACCATTCTTCACGTGGCGTCGCTGCTCGAATCGGTCAGCCCTGTGCGCGATCTGCATCCGACCATCTGA
- a CDS encoding TetR/AcrR family transcriptional regulator has translation MTDEAIARSGDRILAAATRMAQAHGYTGLNIRELAQEVGIKAASIYHHFASKADLAAAVARRYYEDAAVALEELSASSSDPLVSLRRYPETFRRSLECDNRMCLSSFMAAEYDDLPDAVKKEVQTFADVNVAWLRKSLEASGVVTAEGSQERACAIYAAVAGAQLMARGRADIALFDTLMSSYRAVGLLPG, from the coding sequence ATGACAGATGAGGCCATCGCCCGCTCAGGGGACCGGATCCTCGCGGCTGCGACAAGAATGGCGCAGGCGCACGGGTACACCGGACTCAACATTCGAGAACTCGCGCAGGAGGTCGGCATTAAAGCGGCCAGCATCTACCATCATTTCGCGAGCAAAGCGGACCTCGCGGCGGCGGTCGCGCGACGATACTACGAAGACGCGGCCGTTGCCCTAGAAGAACTCTCAGCGTCGTCAAGCGATCCGCTCGTCAGTTTGCGTCGTTACCCGGAGACGTTTCGCCGGTCTCTAGAGTGTGACAACCGCATGTGCTTAAGCAGCTTTATGGCCGCGGAATATGACGATCTGCCTGACGCAGTCAAAAAGGAAGTGCAGACTTTTGCTGACGTCAACGTGGCCTGGCTTCGTAAGTCTTTGGAAGCGTCGGGCGTCGTCACTGCCGAGGGGAGCCAAGAGCGCGCGTGCGCTATCTACGCCGCAGTGGCCGGCGCTCAACTGATGGCGCGCGGCCGCGCAGACATCGCCTTGTTCGACACCTTGATGAGCAGTTACAGGGCGGTCGGATTGTTGCCCGGATAG
- a CDS encoding LysR family transcriptional regulator — MDQLDAMAVFLAAVETGSFSKAGRKLGVPLATVSRKMADLETHLRATLLVRSTKGLELTPAGRSYAVSAKAILEQVVEAERIAAGEYAEPKGDLVVTAPIMFGRLHVLPVVTRFLASYPEVSVGLVLTDRVTHFLDDQVDVALRVGDLPDSNLVAVGLGSIRRVVCGSPDYLDTRGEPTKPEDLALHSVISFESISASVQWSFWSEGEEIKTSILPRLSVNTIDAAIDAGLSGTGLVRAMSYQVVEYVRQQRLRVVLQKFEPEPRPLHLVYDRQRRLPLKLRTFVDFVVPLLRERVMEASL; from the coding sequence ACGGTCAGCCGCAAGATGGCCGATCTGGAGACGCACCTGAGGGCAACGTTATTGGTCCGCTCGACGAAAGGGCTCGAATTGACGCCAGCTGGACGGTCTTACGCAGTGTCGGCGAAAGCCATTCTGGAGCAGGTGGTCGAGGCGGAGCGGATCGCTGCGGGAGAATATGCAGAGCCGAAAGGCGACCTGGTTGTGACTGCGCCGATCATGTTCGGCAGGCTGCATGTGCTGCCCGTCGTAACGCGCTTTCTTGCTTCGTATCCGGAGGTCTCGGTGGGCCTGGTGCTGACTGATCGGGTCACCCATTTTCTTGACGATCAGGTCGACGTGGCGCTGCGAGTGGGTGACCTTCCCGACAGCAACCTGGTAGCGGTGGGATTAGGCTCGATCAGGCGCGTTGTCTGCGGCAGTCCGGACTATCTCGACACTCGGGGCGAGCCCACCAAACCGGAAGATCTGGCCCTTCACAGCGTGATCTCGTTCGAAAGTATTTCGGCGTCGGTGCAATGGAGCTTCTGGTCTGAAGGCGAGGAGATCAAAACTTCCATACTGCCGCGCTTGAGCGTCAACACCATCGATGCCGCAATCGACGCCGGGCTGTCGGGCACCGGGCTGGTTCGGGCGATGTCCTATCAGGTGGTCGAGTATGTACGGCAGCAGCGGCTACGTGTCGTCCTGCAGAAATTCGAGCCCGAGCCGCGCCCGCTTCATCTCGTCTATGACAGGCAACGCCGACTGCCGCTGAAACTGCGCACATTCGTCGACTTCGTCGTTCCGCTGTTGCGAGAACGGGTGATGGAAGCAAGTCTTTGA